A stretch of DNA from Mus musculus strain C57BL/6J chromosome 6, GRCm38.p6 C57BL/6J:
CAGTCCAGAGATGGGGGTCAGGGGCAAGGTGTGGACTGACGTGCTTCTGATTAGTCCTAACTGCAAATAAGGAGCTGGTAACACAGAGGTTGGCCACCCCAGGGTGTGAGGGAAAACGCAGCCCAACATGACTTGAAACGTCAAACATTCTGCCAAGAAGCAtgtagggaggcagaggtgggagggcatctgtgagtttgatcccagcctggtctacatagggagttacAAGTCAGTCggggtgacatagtgagaccctgatttGGTTGAGACAAAGCACAGATGAGTTGTTTGAGGTCACCCTGGTCGCTGTCACCTATTCAGTCCTTTGTGGACTGAAGTGCAAGTTAGAGACTTGCACTAAAGTAAAGTACTTTAGAATAGTGACCTACCCAGGGGATATAAAACACAAGCTCTTAAGACAGCTAAGGTTACAGCTTTCAGTCTTTCTGGCCTCAAGATTGTCACTTTCTTCAAAAATTATTGAAAGCCCAAAGAAAATTTTACTATGTGGGTTATAGCTATTGTTCTTTCCCATACTAGAAATCAAAACTAGACCTTTACATTTTTGTGTGTTCCAGTGGAGGCACTTATGTGCCACAGTGAGTGAGTGTGGTGAGCTGAGATGGTGGCTTGCAGGACACAGTTCTCTCCTCTACCATGTGTGCCCCGAGCACTGGACTAGGCcttgacagcaagtgcttttacctgctgagtcttCTCTCTGGCCCTTACAATTTTAAATTTGTTATCAAAAGTAAATCATGATCGTGGGGCTGGAAGGATGGTGCAGTGGTTATGAGGATCTGTATTCAGTTTCCATCATCCACATGCCAGCTCACAACCCcacagaactccagttccaggacatctaacaccttcttctgacctccaagggtacCAGACTTACACATTGTGCACATACATTTTATGCACAAATACTCAGgaggataaaataaaaacaaataaatatttaaaactaaagaAATCCTGACCTATtcacataaattatatatgttgATGAAAATACTCATATTTCTCAAAAGAAAGCAATTTGCTATCTTTTGGCACTGGTCTATATTTGTGTAGACTGTTAAAGATTTTTGTACAAGGTGGGACTTCTTTGGGTATTGTCAGTTTTCTCTTGTTGCTTTGGGTTCCCAATAAACAAGGAAAGTACAGACATGGAGGAACCCCAAGGGTCCCAGGGCAAACTCTGGAATTGCTGTGTTCATGTAAAGCAAGAGATCCAGTTCTGCCgctgtgtgcctcagtttcctgtggTGTGCCTAAGGCTGAGTAAGCACAGGTGGTGTTAACTGTAGTCCTGGAGACtgtgtagtgagaattctggaattttggtttctttaaaatcacacacacacacacacacaaatattataagaacgtgtttttgttttaatcccaggtgtggcgATAggaggctgcttcagactgtccgaAGCagttgactatgatttgcctcgtgctctagcagaggtatGGTTTTgctagctgcagatagtttctgcgattgggtgatgtttggaattctgggaacttttcagagggtatataatgCTTGGGTCCTGAGAAGTGGGATCATTGGGCAGGGGATGTGGTTTGTTAGTATTCATGCTCgaagaagaaacaaagggaaagaaattagattcaaggatctttctttctccccactctatcttcctttctcctatctagtgatagagGGTGAAATGGGGTGGGTGTGGAGGGGGATGGATAAAgaatgggaaaaagaagaacccacaaagtatcAAAGACCTATACTATAACCTCAGGAATGCCTCACTGGAAGATTTGTTATTGTGAGACCATCATAGCAACCTTATATCTATGATGtcattgctaattgatgtaaTCATTCTTTAAGATTcttcttcttagaactgggaacaaaacacccatggaaggagttacagagacaaagtttggagctgagatgaaaggatggaccatctagagactgccatagccagggctccatcccataatcagcctccaaatgctgacaccattgcatacattagcaagattttgctgaaaggacccagatatagctctctcttgtgagactatgccggggcctagcaaacacagaagtggatgctcacagtcagctattggatggatcacagggcccccaatggaggagatagagaaagtacccaaggagctaaaggggtctgcaaccctataggtggaacaacattatgaactaaccagtaccccccggagctcgtgtctatagctgcatatgtatcagaagatggcctagtcggccatcagtggaaagagaggcctattgatctcgcaaactttatatgcctcagtacaggggaacgccagggccaagaagtgggagtggcggggggggggagggaagtggtggggggtgagggtatgggggacttttgggatagcattggaaatgtaaatgaaggaaatacctaataaataaaaaaaaagattcttcttttgttttagttATGTATGAGTGagtaggtatgtgcacatgtgtgcatcacccttaaaggccagaaaagggtatcaggtCCCtgctggaactggacttacagcaGGCAGTTGTAAGCAGCTTGACTCAGGAATCAGGAACccgactcaggtcctctgcacgAGCAGCATTGTCAagcgctgagccagctctccagtcatGATATAATCCtctatatttttctttccccCTGAATTTAGTAATTCTAAAGACAGGACCCAGAACCTCATACTTGCTCTCCATCCTGTGGGTTATAAAATCTGAAGGGATAGCAGCAGACCTGCAGCTAATGGTTGATTGATCATCAGTTTACATGACACATGGCTGTTTTCAGCCCAGTGTCTGACACTGCCATACAGTTTTCTTCCCAGGCCAGCATCCACAGACAGCATCTGCAAACTTCCAGGAATGGTTCCATGGTTCCAAACCCTCTGGGGCCTCCCCAACTCCTTGAGTTCCTCCCAAGGGTGCCCATCTGAGTCACAAGTGTGCCCTGTGTCACCTACCCTTAGGCCATAGGCTCAAAGCAACAGTGTAAGTCCCATGCCAGACTCCAGCACGTCACATGGGGTGTACCTGCTAGTGTCTGGACACTCTTTTCTCCAGCATATGGCGATTAGGAAGTCACTCTCCATGTGGGACGAGATCTAATCAGCCTGCCGATAATCACCAGGCCCAGAACGTGGCCGCAATTCAGGAAAGACGATCCCTGAAGACAAGTGCCACTTAAATCCTGGCACTGACCACAGTCCCCTTGGTAACCTGTGCTTTTGAGCACGATTTAGCCAGTGAGCTAATTGATGTTCTCCCGGGCAGTCAGCTCGTGCCTGGCGATCGAAATGGACACTAATTGCTGACATCCTTCAGGTAAGAAGCCCTTCATGTTCTCAGGCCACCCAAGAGGCCCAGAGCAGGAACTGAGTCTCTCAGCAAATCAGTGCCATGATTGCAAATAATTAATCGAAACAAGGTTTGCAGAAAGAATTAATTATAGAACCTATCAGAAGAAATAGTGACTTCACTGGATGGGAGAGGCTGCCTCCTTATGGAAGCTCTAGCTGGCTTCTTACAGAAGCTCCAAACAAAGATGTAGTTAATACAAAAATAAGCATTTTTTAAAGGCCTTGCTGTACGTGAAGTTTTACAGAACTGCACTGTGCCTTTAcaatcttattttttcttttttctttttttttttttttttttttttttttttttttttttttttttggtgttttgagacagggtttctctgtgtagttctggctgtcctggaactcactctgtagaccaggctggcctcgaactccgcctgcctctgccttgcaagtgctaggatcaaaggcattcgccaccacggTGCCTttacaatcttttaaaattattacatttagttagtgtgtgtgtgagtgtgcgtgtgtgtgtgctcgtgcatTCATGCCAAGGTGTGCATGCTGGTGAAATAACAACATCTgttagtcagttttctccttctaccatgtgggtcctgaggatcaaacccaggtcatcaggcttgatagCGAATTTTTTACACACTAAGCCATTTTGCTGGCATTTTGGCATTGACTGTCATGTCACATCTCTGAGATAGACATTTGTCATTTTAAAAGGAGGGCTCAGCATTTGgtcactgtgacaaaatcccTGAGATgatcaatttataaaagaaaaaggttGTTCAGCTTAGTATTGGAGATTCTGGTTCTAGATCCTTTGCCTCTGGTTGTTTTGCTCTTGTGGAGGCAGCTCCGTGGCATGGAGCATCACAAAGCCCAAGAAATaataagagagaggaggaggcccCTGGGACCCATGATCCTCTTGAAGGACAGGCCCTCAAAGTCCCAAGAACCTGCTACTAGGCACAATTTCCTAACAGTTGCACCACTGTGAGGACCGTACCTTGACCATGTAGCCTTTGGTACACTCAAGATCCAAGGGGCTTAggaagtggctcagcaggtaaaggagcttgctgccaaacctgacaacctgagtttgatccccgagccccacatgatggaaggagagaatctactcctgaaaactgtcctctgacattTATAAGCATGCAGTGGTGTGTACAGCccttcctctacacacacacacacacacacacacacacacacacacacgattttaaACCCTCAAGATCAAAACTAGAGGGTATGTCTTAGGGTCTTACTTACttacagataccatgaccaaggcaagtcttataaaggacaacttttaagtggggctggcttacaggttcagaggttcagtccattatcatcaaggtgagaacatgacagcatctaggcagacaggGTGCAggcatagctgagagttctacctcttcatttgaaggctgctagtggaagactgactttcaggcagctagaatgagggtcttaaagcccatgcccacagtgacacacctattccaacaaggccacacctccaaacaaTGCTACTCcgtgggccaaacatattcaaaccatgacggGGTATAAATATAAGCTGGAAAGAGACTTGCACAGGGGCCAGATCACTGTAGCTTCTTAGTGCCACAGGACACAGAAGAAAGCCAGTGCCCAGTGTAGGGCCATTTAATATCCTCTGAggtggtatgtgtgtatttgtgtgtggtgtgtgtgtgtgtgtgtgtgtgtgtgtgtttgtgttatgcATGGGTATGGGGGGGTATaactgtgtatgtgcatatgtacactcACTATGCTTAGCTACCCATGGGCCTTCTCAAAGCAGTTTCATGGGGTCAGCTGGCTGTGGTCAGAAGGGCATACCCAGAAAGGAGCCCTCAGCCTCTGACTGGATAAAACTACAAAGCATATTCCTAATTTCCAGAGCCTATCAATTCGGGCAACTCGGAGATACAGTTCACATCTCCCAAGGATCCCTAACAAGATGTAATCCCATTGCCAACCTGTTCACCAATAAAGCCTgtattcttccctcccctcccttcccctcccctcccctcccctcccctctgcttttCTTTCATCCCATGTATTGTCTCCCTGCCCAGACTACTGCTTCCTGGGATTTTTGTCCATATATGTAAATTGTATTCAAATCTTGTCTCAGGGCTGGTGCTTGGGACACCCAGTCTCAGGCAGGTGTAATTATAGAATGTGAAGAAGGAGAGGACCTCAGCACTGCAGTGTCACATAGTGACAAAGTGATGACTGAGGTGACGGCTAAGGAAGAGCAAACAGATCTTTAGGACAACACACTGAAACCTGCAAGCAGGAAGTGGAGCCTGGCATGACAGTACTCAGCTTTCCCCACTGCTGAGCCTTACAGGTGTAAGGATTCAGAATTCAAACATTCTGATTGGCCAGGACATGTGTGCTGATAGGCTAATGTCTGCTGAGTGATTTGAATATTGCTCTTGGAATTGGatgcttataattttttttcagggcTAGCAAGGGAAAGGAGGTGGTGCTGGCTGGCAGGTTGATGGAGCCAGACTTTGGAGGCCACCATGGAAgtagagagcaggggagagattTGATGAGCCATTCCTATACTCACGCTGCATGACTGACTGACTGTCAGTGACTGTACTTAGTaaagccattttaaaaattactaaggCTAGAGaacacagctcagtggtaaagttccacttgctgcttttgcagaggacctgggtttcatttccagcacccacaagttccgggggacctgatgccctcttctatggGAAACAGACAAGCATACGGTGCACATTCATATGTATAGGAAAAACATACACAGGTTCTTTTGGGCAGCTTAGTGAGACTGTCTTTAGGGacaaacgaatgaatgaatgaacgaatggaCTATACCTGAAGTAGGTCCAAGGATTGTGGGAGTGGCATTTCAACAATTTGGTctggtgctttgttttgtttttgtctttttatggACCCCACAGCTGCTCAGGCTGGCATCCTGTTCCTGGTCTTCTGAGAGCCACCTCCTCCTTTACCCTCCCAGGAGCAGAGACTACAGTAACGCACCAGTTCACGCGGAGGCTCTTGTTTAAGTGCTGCCGAGTATTGGAAACAGAGCTTCATGCAAGCCAGACAAGCTCCACCACTAAGCTGCATCCTTAGCTATAAAATAGATACACTTTATGTCGGGGTCcccatcactacaagacagtgcTATCTAgctataaagaaggaaatacTGTTACTTCTATAATCTGAGTAGACTTTTAAAAGTTTCTGCTGGGCTGGGGTGTACTTACTGAGTATGTgaaggatcctgagttcaatgcccagtacCAGAATTAATCACCCCTCCTATCACACACACTGTAGATGTGAAATTGGCCAGGAAGCTGCCATCAGCAGCTAACCTTAGATACAAGTTAGGGCTTGTACACTAGAAAGCTGCTTCAGACACACCCCGTATCACGACAGCTCTGTCTTTTACACCCAAAGTCTTCGTAAAACTTcaaaatctcatttttaaaagtctcccaattgtgggctcctgtaaaataaaaaatattttaagttctttcttatttcaagagggaagaaccagggcacagtcacactTTGAACAATGTAAAATTAATTCCAGCAGTGTAAATAATTCAAAGTCCAGTATTTGGGATCAACTCACGATCCTCTGGGCTCCTCCAATGGGGCTTGGGTTACTTCTCTGGCTCTGCCCTCTGcaacacacacagcttgtcttctaagcTTAGGCAGGTgacactccactgctgctgctgttcttggtggtcatctcatgtactggcatctccaaaatgcttctTGGGTCTTCAgctgcaactgggctgcaccttcaccaatagcctcgcTTGGActttcttcatgaccccttcgaTCCTGGGGCTtcagctgctcctgaggctgccccttcaccagtggcctctcctggcctcctacTGTGCCAAgcctctccatgaccccttcaggcCCTCAAAACCTTGGACATTATCAAGTATACTTGGGAGACTCTTGCACATGaccaagtttggctgccagcacAAGGTACAGCCTAGGCCACCTCTAGAACACAGTTTCTGTGTGCTgtctctcaggaaacatttcccagaagatttcaccacAATGGTGCTGGTCCCTTTTTATTCACTGCCAATTTATCAGCTCTAGCTGAGCAGGATAATTATCCCAGAAAAGCAAATCTTACACTTTATGTTGTTCTGATCTCATGTTAACAATGGTTGATTCCTCAGCCCCAGCTGGCTAGATACCATGTTGTTCCCATAAATGACCTCGTAGATTCTGTGTTTCCTTCTGAAATGTCACTAGTCGGGCCTCCCTCATCTCCACTGTTCTCAACACTCATACCTTCCAAGCTCCTAAAGAACATTGCTCAGTGAGCTCTCAATACTCAGTGACTCCAAAGTACTAAAGTCCTTACAACAATCCTCCCCAAACAACATAGTCAGGTCTGTCACAGGTATACCCATGACCTGTTTAATTTACTATTGATATGATGAACACTTTGctcaaaagcaacttgtggaggaaagggttaatttggcttagATCCCAAGTCATAGTCCATTGtgggagggaagccaaggcaggagctcaaacagggtaggaacctggaagcaggagacacagaaaccacagagaagtggcttgctcagcctgggtTCTTATCCACTAACACTCCACCCTCAATGGGCTGGACCTTCTTcccccaccaattaagaaaatgtgctaCCAGCTTGCCCGCCTATAGCCTAACCTTTGGAGGCATTttcaattaaggttccctcctctcagatgactcttgtgtcaagttgacataaaactagccagctcactcactgagtcatcttgcaggCCCAAGGAATCAAAGCTTCTGTGTGGGAACTGGACTGAATCTGAAGAGGTTACATGCCCCCACAGGCTGGCATCCTGTTCCTGGTCTTCAGAGAGCCTCCTCCTAGGAGCAGAGACTACAGTCATGCACCACTTCACGCGGAGGCTCCTGTTTAAGTGCTGCAGAAGGCTGGAAACAGAGCTTCATGCAAACCGGACAAGTGCTCCACCATTAAGCTGCATCCTTAGCTATAAAATAGATACATTCTATGTTGGAGTGCCCATCACTAGAAGACAGTACTATTTAgctataaagaaggaaatacTGGACAGCAGAAGACGTGGGCTTCAGGGATGGAAGAGactggaagagaggagagaagatccCACACATTTCAGATTTCCCATCCTCCCCCAGGACACATGGGCTCCCCCACGAGTCTTTGCTGATGTGCTACTGTTTTACTTGGGTGCTTTGTCTCTATTGCCTCTTGGGCTTAGGGAGTTCTTCTTGTAGGAAGGCCTCTTGCCAAGCTGACCTCTTTTGCTTTCTTGTCTGATTTTTCCACTGGTGGAAAGTCAGGTAGGGAAGCTAAAATAGCAGTGACTTGAAGCTTGTAGCTTCCATGAGAGGAGTATTTATCATATCCCTACTCCAGGCCAAGCCCTGATCGAGGATGCTTTGGTGGGAAACAAAAGttggaaagggtttttttttttttttttttttctgttaggaaaaGGGAGGCTGTGCTTGTCATAAGTAGTTAAATTTGGTAACACTCTTTAGTGACTCTCAGTGACTTAATATAAGTTTGTTATGCAGTAAAATCTGGCATGGTGACTCATCTATAACATCTATCAGGTAAAACCAGGACCTCAAAGCCTTCTATCATGTTAGCAAATACACCCTCAGCCTCAACCAccacagtaggaaaaaaaaaagtctgggacTGTGCTGCTCTAGCCACCTAGACCAGATATGAAGTGTCCTAACAGCCCATTGGCCAGAGCTGTGCACATGACCCTGCCCTACCCACAAAGgaggctgggaaatgtagttgCCAAATGTAGAGCAGCTTATCTCTAACACCAGCCTATACTGAGCAAAATGTGTGCGCCAGTCTCAGGCTGAAGGCAGTGTCCATATAGACCCACACAGAGAAGTAGGACTCAGTTGAAAGTTGCAAAGGGACAACTCCTTTAGTTGAATAATAATATCACCTATGAGGACTGTGAGGTATAACAGGTGAACGTGTTCAGGACAGTGATCAGGTGACTCCTGTCAGTTTGTCCTCTCTTAAGCTTGCTTCCCAGGACACACTCCAGAAGCCTCCTAGTTTTAGTATCTTGACTGTATCCTGATCCTTTGCCTGGTTCATGGTACTATCACAGGACCACCCCTCCTGcacactcctccccacccccaaatctggCAGACTCAAGGATCTACAGCCGTCTTCTCTAGCTCTTAATCTCTACCCACCACACCCAGACAATCAAAGACTGCAGAGCCAGACCCTTGGTCACAGTAACATTGTGTTCTGAGAATGGTAACAGGCAAGAGGGTCCTGATTTTCTCAGTTAAGAGGGAGCCCCTTTATGCCCTCTGGGCAGAGCTTGTGGctggagacacccccccccaaaaaaaaacccaaaaaaccaaagaaaaacctTAATCTATACAGAAGAGCAAAGCAACAAATGACCTGGATATATTTTATTGTCATTGAGATTAACAAGAGCAGGGTTATATACAAGATGTGACCCCCCCCAACATATCTGAATATCCCCCAAACTGCTTAGGGCCCCCAACCTTGGAGGATGCGCTGAAGTTATACCAGGTCAGTCTTGCCATATGGGGCAGATGACAGAAGTTGGATTTTAACACCCAAACTTTTCAATCCTACCCTTTCTGAGGAGGTCCCTTAGGAGGCGTGGAAGAACCGTCTTGGCCAGTGTGGAAGGGGTGAGAGACTGTGGGGCTGTCAGAGAAGAGGGGCCCCCACCTCCTTGCTTGAAGGGATAAGTAGGGTTTTAACTTCCTGATTGGCTCTTTGAAGTTCCTGAAGTGGGTAAGGGAGGGGTTTGGGTGGATGCTATGTACAGAGGGCCCAGGGTTAGCATCTAAGAAGAAAACCAGTGAAGGGACTGGGATAGGATACACAGGGCTTACATCAGCCTAGACCTAAAGCCTGACTCTAACCTTACTCCTCCAGAGGTTCCCTGACCCAGGCTTCCAGTTGTGGGGTTTGCTTTGCCAGGGTCTCCTGGCCCCTACTCAGGTCACCTAGAAGCTGGAGCAGGCCTGTTTGGCCACAAATCCCCTGGGGCCCACAAGGGTGACCCACTGCCCTTTTGCCAGGATGCTGACGTTTCTCAGGCATTAAGccaccctcctctccctctgtttcttcCCAGCTTCTTTGGAGCTCAGGATCTATGAACCTCCGGCCTGGATGCTGCCTCTTGGTGACATCAGACTCCATCCAGGGGAAGGATCGCCTGCCAGGGTGCTGCCGCTTGACTTGGGGGGCATCTGAGAACCAGGAATCCAGAAAGAAATCTGGTAGCCAGGACGGGGGCAGCCAGTCACTGTCCCCCTCATCTGACCATGAATCCTTGTCTTGGTTGGCACGTCGGCCAGGGTGCTGTCGTTTGTGGGGTCTCCAGGCTCCCACTTCTCCCAAATCTCCCCTCTCTTCGGCTTCAacgtcttcctccttctcctcccttttgCCCGGATGCTGGCGTTTTGTGATCCAGGAATCTGGAGAAGTAAAAGGCAGTGTGGGAGAGCCTGGTCCCGTCATCAGGAACCCTTGCTTGCAGGCCATGGACCACTTCAGACTTCTACTTTGTCATAGCTCTTAGAGCAGCTCCTCCCTCCCATTGTCTGTTCTGCTTCCCAGCTCTTACAGACACCCCTCACACCAATGGTGAAGGGCACTGCTGCTGGCTTCCAGCCCCCAGCTCTCTTCTTTCTTGCTGGGTGACAATAAACCACTTCTTACTTGTATTCTCTGAATCTCAGTTtccaggacaaaatggcaacatgTCCTTATAGACAGGGCCTTAGACACAAGTGCTTGGTAAACAATAATTAAAGCTGTTAGGGATAGGGACCATTGTGAAATTGTGACTACTGAAAATCTACCTTCTGATTATTTCTAACACTGTGGTCCCAAGGGCTGGTAACCTCCCCACCCTATGGAGAAACTGTCTAGAA
This window harbors:
- the Trh gene encoding thyrotropin releasing hormone preproprotein, whose protein sequence is MQGPWLMMALALIFVLTGIPKSCALLEAAQEEGAVTPDLPGLEKVQVRPERRFLRKDLQRVRGDLGAALDSWITKRQHPGKREEKEEDVEAEERGDLGEVGAWRPHKRQHPGRRANQDKDSWSDEGDSDWLPPSWLPDFFLDSWFSDAPQVKRQHPGRRSFPWMESDVTKRQHPGRRFIDPELQRSWEETEGEEGGLMPEKRQHPGKRAVGHPCGPQGICGQTGLLQLLGDLSRGQETLAKQTPQLEAWVREPLEE